One Trichomycterus rosablanca isolate fTriRos1 chromosome 10, fTriRos1.hap1, whole genome shotgun sequence DNA window includes the following coding sequences:
- the eif2ak1 gene encoding eukaryotic translation initiation factor 2-alpha kinase 1 isoform X2, translated as MDSEQKDIVSLIAKVIAAASDSDNNCEVLMAGRQYPSIQEFASAIPNHLLLGSLLEHLCFVYEKDPAQSRMLFKVIGQRLAAMNLLSPLAINDEFSSVRLQHRRAFVELLHAASSSPFHQDNRYLNTDSQNPVLRTKDGLFQAQTSRYLSEFDKISTLGKGSYGKVFKVKNKLDGQEYAVKKILIRNVTRDDCMKVLREVKVLSSLQHPNIVGYHTAWMEHVQPAVNNNKQVFSTTIPALEASLQIERLVEEGSSSTTGSSIVFESSECSKDRKSTSENMSVNSTTAKEEIQAVCLKNVRQPQNFVPCVFLGKTYSAVDACPALSLDKSTLSEDDLSQNSQHWAKKDPNEQVQFHLMLYIQMQLCERSLKDWIQERNFRPESELTTLSDAFQSEASNILKKILEGVEYIHSCGIMHRDLKPRNIFLHGNECHVKIGDFGLACKDIVLNDNEQLSSTSPVAVNTEIVHTTGVGTFVYASPEQLEGSNYDSKSDMYSVGVIAVELFQPFQTEMERVHTLGHLRQGKVPDTLSINWPVLTKYVRLLTSSDTSVRPSASELLQSDLFSDKDMEIHNLQRKIDEQEEELLQLRRQISELQSSQSHADKPEKT; from the exons ATGGATTCAGAACAAAAAGACATTGTTAGCTTGATTGCCAAAGTTATTGCTGCAG CTTCAGATTCAGACAACAACTGTGAGGTGCTAATGGCGGGGAGACAGTACCCATCCATTCAGGAGTTTGCTTCTGCCATCCCTAACCACCTGCTGCTGGGCTCTCTGCTGGAACACCTCTGCTTTGTGTATGAGAAAGACCCGGCACAGTCTCGCATGCTGTTCAAGG TGATTGGTCAGCGTCTAGCAGCAATGAACCTCCTCTCTCCACTGGCCATCAACGATGAGTTCAGTTCAGTGCGACTGCAGCACAGACGAGCTTTTGTTGAACTTCTCCATGCAGCCAGTTCCTCACCCTTTCATCAG GATAACAGGTACTTGAATACTGACAGCCAGAATCCTGTGCTAAG AACAAAAGATGGGCTTTTCCAAGCACAAACCTCTCGCTACCTCAGTGAATTTGATAAAATCTCAACTTTGGGCAAAGGATCATATGGAAAAGTCTTTAAG GTGAAAAACAAATTGGATGGTCAGGAATACGCTGTGAAGAAAATACTCATCAGGAATGTGACAAGGGATGATTGTATGAAG GTTCTTCGGGAGGTCAAAGTGCTTTCCAGTCTTCAGCATCCCAATATAGTCGGCTATCACACTGCATGGATGGAGCATGTACAGCCTGCTGTAAACA ATAATAAACAAGTCTTCTCAACTACAATTCCAGCTTTAGAAGCCTCATTACAAATAGAAAG ACTTGTGGAGGAGGGCAGCAGTAGCACAACTGGGTCATCCATTGTTTTTGAAAGTTCTGAATGTTCAAAAGACAGAAAGTCTACATCTGAGAATATGTCTGTGAACTCTACCACAGCAAAAGAGGAGATTCAGGCTGTGTGCCTCAAAAATGTGCGCCAACCACAGAACTTTGTTCCATGTGTGTTTCTGGGAAAAACTTACTCTGCTGTGGATGCCTGTCCAGCCCTTAGCTTGGACAAATCAACACTATCAGAAGATGACCTCAGTCAAAACAGTCAACACTGGGCTAAAAAAGATCCAAATGAG CAGGTTCAGTTCCACTTGATGCTCTACATTCAGATGCAGCTGTGTGAACGTTCTTTAAAAGACTGGATTCAGGAAAGAAACTTTAGGCCCGAGTCAGAACTCACAACATTATCGG ATGCTTTTCAGTCTGAAGCATCTAATATTTTGAAGAAAATACTTGAAGGGGTGGAGTACATTCACTCCTGTGGCATCATGCACAGAGACCTTAAG CCAAGAAATATTTTCCTGCATGGGAACGAGTGTCATGTGAAAATAGGAGATTTTGGGCTGGCTTGTAAAGATATTGTACTAAATGACAATGAGCAGCTATCTTCCACTTCTCCTGTAGCTGTAAATACAG AGATTGTGCACACTACAGGAGTGGGTACGTTTGTCTATGCCTCTCCAGAGCAGCTGGAGGGCTCTAATTATGACTCAAAG TCTGATATGTATAGTGTTGGGGTGATTGCTGTTGAGCTGTTCCAGCCTTTTCAGACAGAGATGGAGCGTGTCCACACACTTGGGCACCTGAGGCAGGGGAAGGTACCAGACACCCTGTCTATAAACTGGCCAGTCTTGACCAAGTATGTTAGATTGCTGACCAGCTCTGACACATCTGTGAGACCAAGTGCTTCTGAACTACTTCAAAGTGATCTTTTCAGCGACAAAGACATG GAAATCCACAATTTGCAGAGGAAGATTGATGAACAAGAGGAGGAACTTCTTCAACTCAGAAGACAGATAAGCGAGCTGCAGAGCTCCCAAAGTCATGCAGACAAACCAGAAAAGACTTAG
- the eif2ak1 gene encoding eukaryotic translation initiation factor 2-alpha kinase 1 isoform X1 — MADESFSSLTGSVGAGVSSGLVAGSAGLLVQRRLGVYYTAAQDDSGGRENFDFNDIDDDVQFDTSDSDNNCEVLMAGRQYPSIQEFASAIPNHLLLGSLLEHLCFVYEKDPAQSRMLFKVIGQRLAAMNLLSPLAINDEFSSVRLQHRRAFVELLHAASSSPFHQDNRYLNTDSQNPVLRTKDGLFQAQTSRYLSEFDKISTLGKGSYGKVFKVKNKLDGQEYAVKKILIRNVTRDDCMKVLREVKVLSSLQHPNIVGYHTAWMEHVQPAVNNNKQVFSTTIPALEASLQIERLVEEGSSSTTGSSIVFESSECSKDRKSTSENMSVNSTTAKEEIQAVCLKNVRQPQNFVPCVFLGKTYSAVDACPALSLDKSTLSEDDLSQNSQHWAKKDPNEQVQFHLMLYIQMQLCERSLKDWIQERNFRPESELTTLSDAFQSEASNILKKILEGVEYIHSCGIMHRDLKPRNIFLHGNECHVKIGDFGLACKDIVLNDNEQLSSTSPVAVNTEIVHTTGVGTFVYASPEQLEGSNYDSKSDMYSVGVIAVELFQPFQTEMERVHTLGHLRQGKVPDTLSINWPVLTKYVRLLTSSDTSVRPSASELLQSDLFSDKDMEIHNLQRKIDEQEEELLQLRRQISELQSSQSHADKPEKT; from the exons ATGGCAGATGAAAGTTTCAGTAGTCTTACTGGcagtgttggtgctggtgtatCTAGTGGTTTAGTTGCTGGAAGTGCTGGTTTGTTGGTACAGAGAAGACTGGGTGTGTATTACACTGCTGCACAAGACGACTCAGGAGGAAGAGAAAACTTTGATTTCAACGATATCGACGATGATGTTCAGTTTGACA CTTCAGATTCAGACAACAACTGTGAGGTGCTAATGGCGGGGAGACAGTACCCATCCATTCAGGAGTTTGCTTCTGCCATCCCTAACCACCTGCTGCTGGGCTCTCTGCTGGAACACCTCTGCTTTGTGTATGAGAAAGACCCGGCACAGTCTCGCATGCTGTTCAAGG TGATTGGTCAGCGTCTAGCAGCAATGAACCTCCTCTCTCCACTGGCCATCAACGATGAGTTCAGTTCAGTGCGACTGCAGCACAGACGAGCTTTTGTTGAACTTCTCCATGCAGCCAGTTCCTCACCCTTTCATCAG GATAACAGGTACTTGAATACTGACAGCCAGAATCCTGTGCTAAG AACAAAAGATGGGCTTTTCCAAGCACAAACCTCTCGCTACCTCAGTGAATTTGATAAAATCTCAACTTTGGGCAAAGGATCATATGGAAAAGTCTTTAAG GTGAAAAACAAATTGGATGGTCAGGAATACGCTGTGAAGAAAATACTCATCAGGAATGTGACAAGGGATGATTGTATGAAG GTTCTTCGGGAGGTCAAAGTGCTTTCCAGTCTTCAGCATCCCAATATAGTCGGCTATCACACTGCATGGATGGAGCATGTACAGCCTGCTGTAAACA ATAATAAACAAGTCTTCTCAACTACAATTCCAGCTTTAGAAGCCTCATTACAAATAGAAAG ACTTGTGGAGGAGGGCAGCAGTAGCACAACTGGGTCATCCATTGTTTTTGAAAGTTCTGAATGTTCAAAAGACAGAAAGTCTACATCTGAGAATATGTCTGTGAACTCTACCACAGCAAAAGAGGAGATTCAGGCTGTGTGCCTCAAAAATGTGCGCCAACCACAGAACTTTGTTCCATGTGTGTTTCTGGGAAAAACTTACTCTGCTGTGGATGCCTGTCCAGCCCTTAGCTTGGACAAATCAACACTATCAGAAGATGACCTCAGTCAAAACAGTCAACACTGGGCTAAAAAAGATCCAAATGAG CAGGTTCAGTTCCACTTGATGCTCTACATTCAGATGCAGCTGTGTGAACGTTCTTTAAAAGACTGGATTCAGGAAAGAAACTTTAGGCCCGAGTCAGAACTCACAACATTATCGG ATGCTTTTCAGTCTGAAGCATCTAATATTTTGAAGAAAATACTTGAAGGGGTGGAGTACATTCACTCCTGTGGCATCATGCACAGAGACCTTAAG CCAAGAAATATTTTCCTGCATGGGAACGAGTGTCATGTGAAAATAGGAGATTTTGGGCTGGCTTGTAAAGATATTGTACTAAATGACAATGAGCAGCTATCTTCCACTTCTCCTGTAGCTGTAAATACAG AGATTGTGCACACTACAGGAGTGGGTACGTTTGTCTATGCCTCTCCAGAGCAGCTGGAGGGCTCTAATTATGACTCAAAG TCTGATATGTATAGTGTTGGGGTGATTGCTGTTGAGCTGTTCCAGCCTTTTCAGACAGAGATGGAGCGTGTCCACACACTTGGGCACCTGAGGCAGGGGAAGGTACCAGACACCCTGTCTATAAACTGGCCAGTCTTGACCAAGTATGTTAGATTGCTGACCAGCTCTGACACATCTGTGAGACCAAGTGCTTCTGAACTACTTCAAAGTGATCTTTTCAGCGACAAAGACATG GAAATCCACAATTTGCAGAGGAAGATTGATGAACAAGAGGAGGAACTTCTTCAACTCAGAAGACAGATAAGCGAGCTGCAGAGCTCCCAAAGTCATGCAGACAAACCAGAAAAGACTTAG